GCTCACGGCGGATGAGGAAAGCGGTCCCGCCAACGGGGTGAACTGGCTGCTCACCAACCACCGGGACAAGGTGGACGCCGGGCTCGTGATCAACGAAGGTGGCGGCGGCACCCTGCGCGGCGGAAAGCCGCTGTTCAACTCGGTGCAGGCGACCGAAAAGATCACGACGAACTTCACGCTCCGCGCCACGAACAAGGGCGGCCACTCGTCGGTGCCGCGCGCCGACAACGCCATCACGGCGCTCTCCGACGCGCTGTCGAAGGTGGGTCGGCACACCTTTCCCGTGCAGCTCAGCGAGGTGACGCGCGCCTACTTCTCCCGCACCGCGGAGCTGGAGACGCCGGAAATGCGACGCGCCATGAAGGTGCTCCTCGCCAATCCCCGCAGCCCGGCCGCCGCGGGCGTTGCGCGGGATGCGCGCTACAGCGCGATGCTGCGCACCACCTGCGTTGCGACGATGCTCAGCGGCGGGCACGCCACGAATGCGCTGCCCCAGCTTGCCGAGGCCAACATCAACTGCCGACTGTATCCCACCGACAACGCCGAGCGTGTGCGAGGAGAGCTGGCGAAGGTGATCGGCGACACCACCGTGCATGTCATCATCCGCTCGCAGCGTCCGCCATCGCCACCCTCGGCGCTGCTGCCAGAGGTGATGGGACCAGTCGCACAGATCACACGCGAGTTGTTCGGCGACATCCCCGTCATCCCGGCAATGTCCACCGGGGCCACTGATTCACGCTTCTTTCGTGCGCTCGGCATTCCCGCGTTCGGCGTGTCCGGGCTGTTCAGCGATCCGTCCGTGGACGCGCGGGCCCATGGCCGCGATGAGCGCATGCGCGTGCAGTCGTTCTACGAGGGGCAGGAGTTCCTGTACCGTCTCACGAAGGCACTCGCCTCCGCGCCGCGCGCCGTGCCCTGACCGTCGCTACGGGCGGCGCCGCTTGTCCACCACGACTACGCCGCCCTTCATCACCCACCGCACCCGGTTAATCACGACGCCGATGTCGGCGAGTGGATCGCCCTCCACCGCCACGATGTCGGCAAGATAGCCAGGCGCCACAGCGCCAAGCTCCTTCTCCTTGCCCAGCAGCTCGGCGCCGACCGTGGTCGCTGTGGCGAGCGCCTGTGCGGGCGTCATGCCGATCTTCACATACCAGCCGAGTTCGCGCGTGTTCTGGCCGAACATCGTGAACACGGCGTCGGATCCCATGGCGAAGCGCACGCCGGCACGGAACGCGCGCCGGGCCGTTTCGGTGTTCCGCTCCCGATACGCGTCCATCGCGGCGGCCTGCGCGTCGCTGTATCCGAACTCGGCGCGATATTCCGAGTAGTACCGATTGTGGTCGATCGTCGGCACATACACGGTGCGACGTCGCGCCATCTCGGCAAGGGTCGCGTCATCCAGATCGGTGGCATGCTCCACGGACTCCGCCCCCACGGCGATCGCATCGCGCCCACCTTCGGCGCCATACGAATGAATGGCGATGCGCCGGCCGAGGGCATGCGCGGCGTCGGTGGCGGCGCGCATCTCGGCGAGCGAGAAGGTCTGGGTGCCCGTCACGTCGGCCGCGCTGCCGGTAGAGCCGTACATTTTGATCACGTCGGCGCCTCCGTCCACCTGCGCCTTGATCGCGGCGGGAATGTCCGATGGGTCCGCGATGCGTGCCCGCGCGATGATCGACAGGGGGTTGGGATTGGCCGCCGTGGGCCGAAGCCGTCCCAGGCCGTGTCCGGAGACGAACATGCGCGGCCCCG
This sequence is a window from Gemmatimonadaceae bacterium. Protein-coding genes within it:
- a CDS encoding M20/M25/M40 family metallo-hydrolase, producing MTLTLRSLSASLAFACCLSAPAMAQSASPIFTPGALTADQRVAHDVYKELIEINSSVTTGNITTAAVAMAKRFRDAGIPDADIFVGGPRPEKHNVVARIRGNGAGGRKPLLLLAHLDVVEALKADWSPDLDPFVFIERDGYYYGRGTADDKAMASIFVANVFRMKKEGWVPDRDIIIALTADEESGPANGVNWLLTNHRDKVDAGLVINEGGGGTLRGGKPLFNSVQATEKITTNFTLRATNKGGHSSVPRADNAITALSDALSKVGRHTFPVQLSEVTRAYFSRTAELETPEMRRAMKVLLANPRSPAAAGVARDARYSAMLRTTCVATMLSGGHATNALPQLAEANINCRLYPTDNAERVRGELAKVIGDTTVHVIIRSQRPPSPPSALLPEVMGPVAQITRELFGDIPVIPAMSTGATDSRFFRALGIPAFGVSGLFSDPSVDARAHGRDERMRVQSFYEGQEFLYRLTKALASAPRAVP
- a CDS encoding amidohydrolase family protein, coding for MMRTLLGAALMAFAMSATAQTPTHRMVALRFGSLVDGTGRTMRDAVVVVEGERIVSVGTGSRAIPRGAKVTDLRRYTAIPGLIDAHTHMTYYWDRQPGTNPWQQHGARNSAVSVFLAQENALRTLETGVTTVRDLGSRDFTDVAMRDLIARGAFPGPRMFVSGHGLGRLRPTAANPNPLSIIARARIADPSDIPAAIKAQVDGGADVIKMYGSTGSAADVTGTQTFSLAEMRAATDAAHALGRRIAIHSYGAEGGRDAIAVGAESVEHATDLDDATLAEMARRRTVYVPTIDHNRYYSEYRAEFGYSDAQAAAMDAYRERNTETARRAFRAGVRFAMGSDAVFTMFGQNTRELGWYVKIGMTPAQALATATTVGAELLGKEKELGAVAPGYLADIVAVEGDPLADIGVVINRVRWVMKGGVVVVDKRRRP